AGCTCCTCCCCCTTCAGCTCGGCGACGGCTTCCGAAACCATCTGGACGTACAGGTCGTACCCGACGGCAGCGATGTGCCCGGACTGGTCGCCCCCCAGGAGGTTCCCGGCGCCGCGGATCTCGAGATCGCGCATGGCGATCTTGAAACCGGAGCCGAGCTCGGTGTGCTCACCGATCGTGCGCAGCCTCTCGTAGGCGTCCTCGGAGAGAACCTGGTCCGGCGGGAACAGAAGGTACGCATACGCCCGCTGGCCGGCGCGGCCGACTCGCCCGCGCAGCTGGTGAAGCTGACCGAGGCCCAGGCGATCCGCGCGATCGACCACGAGCGTGTTGACGGTCGGCATGTCGATGCCCGACTCGATGATCGTCGTGCACACGAGGACGTCGTACTCGCCCTCCCAGAAGTCGAACACCACCTTCTCGAGAGCCCCTTCGTCCATTTGCCCGTGCGCGACAGCCACCCTCGCTTCGGGCACCAGGGCACGGACTTCCGCGGCGACCTTCTCGATGTCCGACACCCGGTTGTGGACGAAGAAGACCTGGCCTTCACGAAGCAGCTCTCTCCTGATTGCTTCGGCAACGGCTCGCTCGTCGTATTCGCCGACGTAGGTGAGGATCGGTTGACGCTCCGCCGGCGGTGTGTGCAGGAGGGTGAGGTCGCGGATCCCGGTCAGGCTCATCTCGAGAGTTCTCGGGATTGGAGTCGCGGTGAGGGTCAGTACGTCGACGTCAGTTCTCAGCTTCTTTATCGCTTCCTTGTGGGAAACCCCGAAGCGTTGTTCCTCGTCTACGACCAGCAGGCCCAGATCCTTGAACTTCAGACCTTCGGAGAGGAGCTTGTGGGTACCGATCACCACGTCGACAGACCCATCGGCAAGCCCCTGCTCGACCTGCCTCGACTGCGAGGGGGTGAGGAAGCGCGAGAGCATTTCGACCCGGACTGGATACCCGGCGTACCTGTCGGAGAAGGTCTGTAAATGCTGCGCCGCGAGGAGAGTGGTCGGCACGAGGATGGCCACCTGCTTGCCGTCCTGAACTGCTTTGAACGCAGCCCTGACGGCCACTTCGGTCTTGCCGAATCCGACGTCCCCGCAAACGAGCCGGTCCATCGGAGCCTGCACTTCCATATCCGCTTTGACGTCGTCGATGGCTTTGAGCTGATCGGGGGTCTCGTTGTACGGGAAGGCCGATTCGAGCTCCCCTTGCCAGGGCGTGTCCTGCGCGAAGGCGTGGCCGGGGGAGTTGACGCGCTTCTGGTAGAGGACCACCAGCTCCTGGGCGATCTCGCGGACCGCGGAGCGCACACGCGATTTCGCCTTCTGCCAGTCGGAGCCGTTGAGGCGGTTGAGCGACGGCGCTTCCCCTCCGGTGTAAGGGCGCAGCAGGTCCACCTGGTCCGAAGGGACGTAGAGCTTGTCGCCGCCCTTGTACTCGAGGAGGAGGTAGTCGCGCTCGACGCCGGCGATCGACCGGCGAACCATGCCTGCAAAACGCCCGACGCCGTGCTGGTAGTGCACCACGTACGCGCCGGTCTTCAGATCGTCGAAGTAGGTCTCCGCGCTGCGGGCCCTGGCGCGAGGGCGCCTATGGGCACGCCGCCGGCCGGTGATGTCGCCCTCGGCGAGGACGGCGATCTTCGCGGCGGGATACAAGAAACCTCTCTCGAGGGGTTGAACGACGACGGACGCTCCCGCGGAAGCCAGAGCCTTGTGCGCATCCAGCCCGGCGCGGTTTGGTTCGGTGGCGCTTGGCTCGATGAGCGCGGCGTCGATGCCGTGGTCGTTGAGGAGCGCGGAAAGCCGGGCGCCACTTCCCCGCCCTTCCGCGCACACGACGATCCGGTACCCGTCGGCCTTGAACTGGCGCAGCTGCCCCATGAGCCGTTCGCCACCCCCGACGACAGGGTCCCACCCGGTTGCGGCAACCACTTCCGTGCCCGGGTTCTCCGGGGCCGCGGTCAACGTCCACGCGGCGGCCTTGGTGTGGGCAAGGAGCCGATCGAACGGAAGATGCAGGCGGGGGAAATCGTCGCCGCCGGCGCCCCACGTCTGCGCGAGCGTGCCCGCCAGGGCGGCCTCTTCGTCGAGGAGTTCGGCCGCGCGGTCGCGCATCCGGCGGGGCTCTACCAGCACCACGAGCGCGTCGTCTGGAAGAAGATCGACGAGGAGGTGCTCCTCCGGCGCTAGCCACGGCAGCCACGACTCCATCCCGTCGAAGACCTGACCGTCGGCGATCCGCTCCCACTGCTGCCGTCCCCACGGGGCGTCCCCGGAGAGCGCGACCGCACGGTCGCGGACTTCTTCGGTTGGGCGAACCTCGCGACACGCGAACAGCTCCACGCAGTCGACATCTCCGGTGGAACGCTGGTCTCCCACGGAGAACTCGCTCAGACGGTCCACCTCGTCGCCCCACAGATCGACCCTCACGGGGACGTCGTCGGTGGCCCCGAAGACGTCGACGATCGAACCTCTCACAGCGACCTCGCCGCGGTGCTCGACCTGGTACTCCCGCCTGTACCCGAACGAGATCAGCCGGGCGACGAGGTCCTGGGGATCGACCTGATCGCCCTTGTTGATGATGATCGGGTCGGTTTCCTCGACGTGGGGTCCCAGCCGTTGCAGCAGGGAGCGGACCGGCGCGATGAGCACCCGCGGCGTGCGCGCCGAACCGCTTCGAAGCCGCCACATCGTGCGGAGGCGCCGGCCCATCGTCTCGAGGCTCGGGCTGACCCTCTCGAACGGGAGGGTCTCCCAGGCCGGGCACAGGTCGACCTCGCCGGCCCCGATGAACGCGGCGACGTCGTTGGCGAGGCGTTCCGCCTCAGCGTTGGTGGCAACTGCGACGACGAGCGGACGCCGGCCTGACGCGTCGGCTATGCCGGCGAGCGCGAACGCCCTCGCCGGCTCCGGCACCGCGACGACGGCATTCCGGAGATCGCGCAGAGCGGTGAACGTCTCGTCGGTGCGGAGCAGGGGGAGAAGGGGCGAAAGCACGGCGGCGGGCGATCCGGCCACGGGAGTTTTGGCCGCGGGAGTTGCAGCCGCGGGAGGTTTGGCCGCGGGAGTTGTGGAGGGAGCTGGGGGCGTGCCGGGCACTTCACCCATTGAACCGGTTCTGGGCGGAAGAAACGCCGTGCTCCAGGATCCATTCGACCGCGTCCGCGGCGACCTCGATGCTCACGGCGAGCTCCTCGCGGTCCTTTCGGGAGGGTGCGTTCAGCACGTGGTCGGCACCTTTTTCCTTGCCACCCGGAGGCTTGCCGATCCCGATACGCACCCGGCTGAACTCGTCGGAGTGCAGGTGCGCTTTGATCGAACGGAGACCGTTGTGGCCGGCTAGTCCCCCGCCGGCCTTCACCCGCACGACTCCCAGCGGCAGGTCAAGCTCGTCGTGAACGATCACCAGGTCGGTCAGATCATCGATCCCGAACCTGCGGACGAGGCGGGTGACGGAACGGCCGGACTCGTTGACGTAGGTCTGCGGGAACGCGAGAGCCAGCCGGCGGCTGTCCACGCGCACCTCGCTGACGAGAGCATCCTCCTTGCCGCGTTTGAGGCGACCACCGTGCCGCTTGGCAAGGAGTGCGACCACGTCCGCGCCGGCGTTGTGCCGGGTGTGCGCGTACTCGGCGCCCGGGTTGCCGAGCCCGACTGCCAGAAGGTCCGAAGGGGTGCCGGACCGCGCCCGGCCGAGCAGCTAGCCCTCCTCGGACTGGGAAGCCCCCTCGCCGGGGGCCGCGCCCTCGCCTTCGCCGGCTCCGGCCCCCGCAGCGGCCGCCTCGCCCTCGGCAGGTGCTCCCTCGGCAGCAGCTTCGGCGGCTTCGGCAGCTTCGGCTTCGATCGCTTCGATCTCGGCCGCAGCCCGGCTGAGTGCGCCCTGGGCGATCACCTCTTCGGAGCTCACCTCGGTCGTCACGCCGGCGGGAAGCTTCAGGTCGCCGACCCGAATGGCCTCACCGATGGTGAGGGCGGAGATGTCGACTTCGATGTGGCCGGGGATCTTGTCCGGAGTCGCCTTCACGGTGAGTGAGTTGAGTTGCTGCTCGACCAGGCCGCGCTCTTGCTCGACCGCCTTCGCCTCACCGGTCAGGACCAGCGGAACTTCGGCGGAGATCACCTCGTCGCGGCGGACGATCAGGAAGTCGACGTGAAGAACCGTGTGGCGAACCGGATGGCGCTGCAGCGAACGGGCGAGCGCCAGATGGGTCTCCGAGCCGATCTTGAGGGAAAGAAGCTGGTTGAGGCCCGCCTGGCCTGAGAGCGCGTGCCGGAGCTCGCGCCCGTCGACCGACACCGACCGGCCCTCTGCTCCATGCCCGTACACGACGGCCGGGATGCGTCCGGCAGCCCGCAGGCGGCGCGACGCCGCCGAGCCGATCGTTCGGCCGGCCTCGGCCACCAGAGTTACTTCAGCCATCGAAACGCGCTCCTGCCACGGGGATACGACGAGGGGACCGGTGGAGTTTAGCGGGTTGGGCCGGCGTGGCCTTTGGCGGGTGTGGCCGGCGGCGCGGGGCGTGGCCGGCGGGCGGGTGCGGCCGACGAGTCGGGGCCGGTTCGGGCAGCGGTGGCCGGTCGCTTCTGGGTGTAACTCTGCGCTTCGGGCGTGGAATTGAGCCGTAGGGTGCTCGTTCTTACGCCCAAACGTGAAATGGCCAACCCGGAAGCGGCATGGGCAGGCGGCGCCGGCGACGCCCTAGGTCTGGTTCTCTCCGCCGAATATCTGAGAAACCGAGCCATCGCCGAAGACGGCGGCGATCGCGTCGGCGAAGACACGAGCAACAGATACGACCTCGATCTTGTCGATCTGCTTCTCGGGAGGGAGCGGGAGGGTGTCGGAGACGACGACGCGAGTTATGGGCGAATTCTTCAGCCGGTCCGCAGCCGGGTCCGAAAGCACGGCGTGAGTTGCCATCGCCCAGACCTCGGTAGCGCCCTTGTCGAGCAGGATCTCCGCCGCGGCGACGATGGTGCCGGCGGTGTCGACCATGTCGTCGATCAGCACGCACATTCGGCCTTCGACGTCACCCATCACATCCAGCGCTTGGACCTGATTGACGAGGTCCTTGGGGCGGCGCTTGTAGACGGCGGCCACATCGACGTCCGAGCCGGCGTGCCGTGCGGCCTGCTCGGCCACCTTGGTCCGCCCGGTATCCGGGGCGACCATAACGAAGTCGCCGCTCGGGGCGTTCTCCCTCAGGTAGTCGGTCAGCAGAGGAACAGCAGTCAAGTGGTCGACCGGCCCGTCGAAGAATCCCTGGATCTGGCCCGAGTGCAGATCGACCGACATGATCCGGTCGGCGCCGGCTGTGCTGAAGAAATCGGTGACCATCCGGGCGGTGATCGGCTCTCGTCCCTTCGACTTACGGTCCTGGCGGGAGTACCCGTAATACGGGCAGACCGCGGTGATCCGTTTCGCCGAAGCCCGCTTGGCCGCGTCGATCATGATCCATTGCTCCACGAGCGAGTCGTTCACCGATCGCCCCGGGGTATGCCCGTGGGACTGAATGATGAAAACATCAGCCCCTCTCACCGACTCGGTGAATCGCGGACGGATCTCACCGTTGGCGAAGTCGACAATGTTGGGGTCGCTCAGAGAAACGCCAAGGTTGCTGGCGATCTCCTCGGCGAGGGCCGGATGGGTGCGCCCGGACAAGACGTGGAGCTTGCGAGTGGGCACGAGCTCCATGTGAGCGCTGCTGTCGTCGAAATCAGCGTGTGTCATCTGCCCCTCCAGTGAAGCACGGACCGGTGACCGAACCGGCGCCAAGCTTCGTTCCGGGAGGCAGGTAGGCCCAGGGACCCACTTGAGCTTCCGCCCCAATTTCGCAATTTCGCCCAATCGTGGCGGTCACCACTGCCCGCGCGCCGACCGTGCAATCGGCGAGCTGGGTGTTCGGACCGAGCTCAGCTCCGACTGCAACCGTCGTGTTTCCCTGTAGATGGGTCCCGGGGTACAGGACCACGTCCTCCGAGAGCTCCACGGTCGTGTCCACGTAGGTCGCTTCCGGATCGACCATCGTCACTCCTCGGCGCATCCAGCGTTCGTTGATCCGGTCTCGCAGCTCGGCTTCGGCAACCGCCAATTGGTGCCGATCGTTGACGCCCGCAGCTTCCATCGGATCTTCGATTACCACGGAGGTGACCGCGTAACCAGCGTCGTGAAGGACTCCGATCGCGTCGGTGAGGTAGTACTCGCCCTGTGAATTGTCGGGGCTGAGCCGCCTGAGCGCCGGCGCGAGCACGGAGCGCCTGAACACGTATATCGAGGTGTTGACCTCGTCCACGGCCAGTTCGTCTTCGGTTGCGTCCCCCTGCTCGACGATGCGAGAGACCATGTCGTTGCGGTCCCTTACGACTCGTCCGTAGCCGTGTGGGTTGGAGAGTTTCGCAGTCAGGACGGTCGCGGCGACATCAGCGCGACGGTGCTCGCGCACCAATGCCGCAAGGGTCGGGGGCCTAAGCAACGGCGTGTCCCCCGGCAGCACAACAATGTCCGACTCGTCGCCTTCGTCGGGAAACGCCGACAGAGCGACCAACACCGCGTCACCGGTGCCGCGTTGAACGCGCTGTTCGACGAAGTCAACCTCGAGGCTTGGAGGCGCTTGCTCGCCGACCGACTTGATCACCCAGGGCGCGCCGTGACCGACGACGACAACCGCCCGATCCAGTTCCAGCTCCGCGAGCGCATACAGCACGTGAACGACCATTGGCCGGCCGCACAACCGGTGGAGCGGCTTGGGCCGCTCGGAGCGCATGCGGGTGCCTTCTCCCGCGGCGAGGACGACGGCCGAAAGGGTGGCGTCGCGCGACATGGCTCTTTTCTACCAACCCCACGGCCACGACATCGCCCGGGCGGGACCCAACCCGCCCTCCTCCGCGACGCGGGGTACCAACCCCACGGCGGCCGTACGATTATGCGAGCCTGGGGCCCCGCGGTGGCGGGTAGTTCAATTGGCAGAACACCGGACTTTGGATCCGGATGTTGGAGGTTCGAGTCCTCCCCCGCCAGCCACAACGGTCCTGCTCAGACGCACCATCGCTGCCTGAGCGACCCGGAGCGGGTCTTCAACGGATTGTCAACTTGCCTCCAAGCCACGCCACCGGGAGGTTCGCGCCGGCCACGGTATTGGACCCAGCCGTTGAACAGATAGGCAAAAGCAGGGCGTGACCCCTAGATAACGCCTCGACGTTCGACGCTGTTCCTCCCAAATCCAGTGGATCTCGAGCAAGTCGGACGTGTAGAGGAAGCACCGGTTCAGTGCTGCCCACGTCTCGGTCGATTTATTACCTGCCCGTCCCACTGGTTCGTTGGAGCGTCGGGATCATCCGGTGACTGTGGTAGGAGATCCAGTCCCATTGGGCGGCGTTGACGTTATGACGACATCTGGCGATGGAAGCCGCCCCAAAAAGAAGGTTCCCGGGAATCGTCTGCCACACCATTTCTGGCTGCATGCCTGTCGAGGTGGTCCCATCTCAGAAAAAAAGGGCTGGATGCTAAGCGAACTATTTGGTCCGAAAGTGTGAGCTGATTGGGAAGGCCATGGCATCATGTGCGACATTCGGTACAAGTCCTTCGCTTCGGCCAGGGACTCGAACGGGACTGGCGGAGATTTCGGCGCTCTCGTCGCAACCGAATACCAGGGCCTGCTCGGCTTGGCGTTCGCCCTCACCGGATCCTGGTCGGCCGCTGAAGACATCGTCCAAGAAGCGTTCGTTCGTGGACATCAGAGATGGTCGAAAGTCTCCGCCTACGACCGTCCGGGCGCGTGGTTGCGCAGGGTGGTCATCAATCTGGCTCTGTCGGCCAGGCGCCGTCTCTCCCGCGAAGCGCTCGCCTACCTTCGACTTGCCAACACCAGAGCGGACGACCCGGGTGGGGACGTGGAAGCTGATCTCGAGTTTTGGAGGACCGTCCGGTGTTTGCCACGTCGGCAGGCGGAGGTGGTCGCCCTGTACTACTGGGAAGACCTGTCGGTCACCGAGGTGGCCGCGATCCTCGAGATACGGGAAGGGACAGTGAGAGCGCTGCTCCATCAGGGACGCCGTCGGGTGGCGAGCGCACTCGGAGTAGAGGCACCAGATGACTGAAGTTGACGACCTCGGCAAAACAGCGACACTGCACCTGAAGATCTCGGCCGGCCGCAAACCTGTACCGGACCTTCGCGCTCTCGAAGCCAGGGCAGGCCGCCGCCATCGAACAGGGGTAACCATCGTCGCGGCAATTTTCGCCCTTGCCGCCGTCGCGCTGATCTTTCCGCTCGCTCTGCTCAATTCAGGTAGCCAGAACTCTGTCACCATCGTCGGCAACCCGTCATCCTCCACGACAACGGTCGCACCCAACCCTGGGGTGACCTACCCGGCGACACGAGTTGCCACCGACCCGCAAGGATGCCCGCTCGCAACTCCCCTGCCACTCACCAAAGACGCCGACGCTCAAGCGGCCGCGATAGTCGCAGACGACCTTCAGTCGGGGGGCAACCAGTTCGGCGGGCCTTACCAGATCCAGAACGTGTACAAGGCGACGCCCCCGCCCTCTCCGGAAGCGCAACCGCACGCCGCCATCCCCTACACCCAGTGCGACCCCGGGGTGGGGGCCGACACGATCATCGTCGAGGTGTACCTCCCCAAGGCCTTGCCAAGCGCGAGCCTGTCCCAGCTCGCCTTCTTCGTGTCCCGTTTCCGTGAAGGTTGGAGGATCTGGTTCATCTACCAGTAGCTCGTTCATCCATGATCTTCGAACTTGGCCACCATGTCCACCGGCCCGCCGATCACATCGTCATCCCCGGCGAGGACCGTCTCGAACGCCGTGCAGAGCGATGCGATAATCACTTAGCGCAGCCTATTTCCCTAATGATTATTCGAATGATGTGGATTTCCATATCAGCGACCAACGCGGTTCAAACGCTCCTTTCGCTCTTCCTTTTGACGCCTATGACGACCCTGTAAACGGAGGAGCTGGGTGTATCTGGCGTCAGGGGCGAAAGAAGGCCGCTTTCGTCCAAGTAGCTGAGCCGTTGAGCCTCATAGATCATCCGGGACCGAGCAGCTCATCGAGCCGTCCCCCCGGCAGACCCCCGATGAGACTAAAATCATCTCTATGTCTCAGCGCGCCAACGCCGTGCCGGCGCCACGGCCGCTCGGTCCCGGTTCGTTGCTGTGGCGGTATGCCGGCGACCACCGCCTCGGGTTCACCGGGCTGTCGGCCGGAATCCTGCAGCTGATGCACCCGGCGATCGGGGCCGGCGTGGCGGACCACTCGAACTTCTTCGACGATCCTTGGGACCGGATCGTCAGGTCCATTCCCCAGATCATCGGCGTCGTTTACGACCCCGATCCGGAGACGCTCGGACACAGGGTCCGGGATCTGCACCGCAAGATCAAGGGAATCGACGAGCAGCAGCGGCGCTACAGCGCGCTGGAACCGTCGACGTTCTGGTGGGCGCACGCCACGTTCCAATACGCGGTGGAGCAGTTGATCGACCGCTTCGACCGGAAGCAACTGAACGACGCAGAACGCGAAGAGCTATACCTCGACGGGGTCGAGTGGTATCGACGCTACGGGGTATCGATGAAGGCGGTGCCACCGGACTGGGACTCGTTCCGCGCAGCGTGGCGCAGATATTGCGACGAGGTTCTGGAGATGACTCCTGCAGCAGAGCGGGCGGTTGAGATGGCGCTCAACGACCGATCGCTCGGCGTGCCGTTCCTCCCGTGGTGGACGAAGCCGTTGCAACCAGTGGTCGTTACGCCGGTCCTGCAGCTGACGGCAATCGGTGGCTTGCCGGGACGGGTCCGTCGCCGCTTCGGAATTCCATGGCGGATCGACCAGCAGATGCAGTACCGGTCGCTCCAGCTCGCCACCCGCGAGTCCTGGCGCTTCGTACCCGAGAACCTTCGCTACGGGCCGACCGCGGCCGCTGGTCGCAAAGCCGCCAGAGAAGCGGCTGCGGCGAGCGCAGCGGTGGCCTGACCAGTGCCGCGCAAGGCCGCGATTCTCGACGTGACCGCGATCATCGCCGGGGTCGGGGGAGTAATCGACGTAAACAGGATCGAAGACGAGGCGACCGATTCAGTCGTCGACGCGGCCGCAGAAC
This portion of the Acidimicrobiales bacterium genome encodes:
- the mfd gene encoding transcription-repair coupling factor, producing the protein MPGTPPAPSTTPAAKPPAAATPAAKTPVAGSPAAVLSPLLPLLRTDETFTALRDLRNAVVAVPEPARAFALAGIADASGRRPLVVAVATNAEAERLANDVAAFIGAGEVDLCPAWETLPFERVSPSLETMGRRLRTMWRLRSGSARTPRVLIAPVRSLLQRLGPHVEETDPIIINKGDQVDPQDLVARLISFGYRREYQVEHRGEVAVRGSIVDVFGATDDVPVRVDLWGDEVDRLSEFSVGDQRSTGDVDCVELFACREVRPTEEVRDRAVALSGDAPWGRQQWERIADGQVFDGMESWLPWLAPEEHLLVDLLPDDALVVLVEPRRMRDRAAELLDEEAALAGTLAQTWGAGGDDFPRLHLPFDRLLAHTKAAAWTLTAAPENPGTEVVAATGWDPVVGGGERLMGQLRQFKADGYRIVVCAEGRGSGARLSALLNDHGIDAALIEPSATEPNRAGLDAHKALASAGASVVVQPLERGFLYPAAKIAVLAEGDITGRRRAHRRPRARARSAETYFDDLKTGAYVVHYQHGVGRFAGMVRRSIAGVERDYLLLEYKGGDKLYVPSDQVDLLRPYTGGEAPSLNRLNGSDWQKAKSRVRSAVREIAQELVVLYQKRVNSPGHAFAQDTPWQGELESAFPYNETPDQLKAIDDVKADMEVQAPMDRLVCGDVGFGKTEVAVRAAFKAVQDGKQVAILVPTTLLAAQHLQTFSDRYAGYPVRVEMLSRFLTPSQSRQVEQGLADGSVDVVIGTHKLLSEGLKFKDLGLLVVDEEQRFGVSHKEAIKKLRTDVDVLTLTATPIPRTLEMSLTGIRDLTLLHTPPAERQPILTYVGEYDERAVAEAIRRELLREGQVFFVHNRVSDIEKVAAEVRALVPEARVAVAHGQMDEGALEKVVFDFWEGEYDVLVCTTIIESGIDMPTVNTLVVDRADRLGLGQLHQLRGRVGRAGQRAYAYLLFPPDQVLSEDAYERLRTIGEHTELGSGFKIAMRDLEIRGAGNLLGGDQSGHIAAVGYDLYVQMVSEAVAELKGEELRPPAEIKLDLPMTANLPADYVAREDLRLEAYRRLATVTTHDEVDDIENEWLDRYGPLPDPAKALLRIGHLRAECSRLGIHEVAVVTGGAGLNAAGFTARLSPIELKASQKVRLSRIAPKAVFKEDSGQLVIPLPRGADPASDLAALLAQLAPPVASPAP
- the pth gene encoding aminoacyl-tRNA hydrolase, giving the protein MLGRARSGTPSDLLAVGLGNPGAEYAHTRHNAGADVVALLAKRHGGRLKRGKEDALVSEVRVDSRRLALAFPQTYVNESGRSVTRLVRRFGIDDLTDLVIVHDELDLPLGVVRVKAGGGLAGHNGLRSIKAHLHSDEFSRVRIGIGKPPGGKEKGADHVLNAPSRKDREELAVSIEVAADAVEWILEHGVSSAQNRFNG
- a CDS encoding 50S ribosomal protein L25, with protein sequence MAEVTLVAEAGRTIGSAASRRLRAAGRIPAVVYGHGAEGRSVSVDGRELRHALSGQAGLNQLLSLKIGSETHLALARSLQRHPVRHTVLHVDFLIVRRDEVISAEVPLVLTGEAKAVEQERGLVEQQLNSLTVKATPDKIPGHIEVDISALTIGEAIRVGDLKLPAGVTTEVSSEEVIAQGALSRAAAEIEAIEAEAAEAAEAAAEGAPAEGEAAAAGAGAGEGEGAAPGEGASQSEEG
- a CDS encoding ribose-phosphate diphosphokinase, with translation MTHADFDDSSAHMELVPTRKLHVLSGRTHPALAEEIASNLGVSLSDPNIVDFANGEIRPRFTESVRGADVFIIQSHGHTPGRSVNDSLVEQWIMIDAAKRASAKRITAVCPYYGYSRQDRKSKGREPITARMVTDFFSTAGADRIMSVDLHSGQIQGFFDGPVDHLTAVPLLTDYLRENAPSGDFVMVAPDTGRTKVAEQAARHAGSDVDVAAVYKRRPKDLVNQVQALDVMGDVEGRMCVLIDDMVDTAGTIVAAAEILLDKGATEVWAMATHAVLSDPAADRLKNSPITRVVVSDTLPLPPEKQIDKIEVVSVARVFADAIAAVFGDGSVSQIFGGENQT
- a CDS encoding NTP transferase domain-containing protein, giving the protein MSRDATLSAVVLAAGEGTRMRSERPKPLHRLCGRPMVVHVLYALAELELDRAVVVVGHGAPWVIKSVGEQAPPSLEVDFVEQRVQRGTGDAVLVALSAFPDEGDESDIVVLPGDTPLLRPPTLAALVREHRRADVAATVLTAKLSNPHGYGRVVRDRNDMVSRIVEQGDATEDELAVDEVNTSIYVFRRSVLAPALRRLSPDNSQGEYYLTDAIGVLHDAGYAVTSVVIEDPMEAAGVNDRHQLAVAEAELRDRINERWMRRGVTMVDPEATYVDTTVELSEDVVLYPGTHLQGNTTVAVGAELGPNTQLADCTVGARAVVTATIGRNCEIGAEAQVGPWAYLPPGTKLGAGSVTGPCFTGGADDTR
- a CDS encoding SigE family RNA polymerase sigma factor codes for the protein MCDIRYKSFASARDSNGTGGDFGALVATEYQGLLGLAFALTGSWSAAEDIVQEAFVRGHQRWSKVSAYDRPGAWLRRVVINLALSARRRLSREALAYLRLANTRADDPGGDVEADLEFWRTVRCLPRRQAEVVALYYWEDLSVTEVAAILEIREGTVRALLHQGRRRVASALGVEAPDD
- a CDS encoding oxygenase MpaB family protein; this encodes MSQRANAVPAPRPLGPGSLLWRYAGDHRLGFTGLSAGILQLMHPAIGAGVADHSNFFDDPWDRIVRSIPQIIGVVYDPDPETLGHRVRDLHRKIKGIDEQQRRYSALEPSTFWWAHATFQYAVEQLIDRFDRKQLNDAEREELYLDGVEWYRRYGVSMKAVPPDWDSFRAAWRRYCDEVLEMTPAAERAVEMALNDRSLGVPFLPWWTKPLQPVVVTPVLQLTAIGGLPGRVRRRFGIPWRIDQQMQYRSLQLATRESWRFVPENLRYGPTAAAGRKAAREAAAASAAVA